Proteins encoded by one window of Emticicia oligotrophica DSM 17448:
- a CDS encoding peptidase, with amino-acid sequence MTFCLGVKVAKGIVAIADTRITSGSEVSSNKKVFVHQSQHHSLFIMTAGLRSVRDKAITYFKEVLEEQDTKFDKLYKAVNAFGEMVKRVANEDKASLREAGLSFNLSAVIGGQLEKDEEHKLYMLYPEGNWIEVTEGSPFIIIGQPNYGKPILYRNLKYDTPLQDVLKLGFLAFDSTRVSANDVDFPIDVILCEKDSFKITEQRYEKSDLEQISYQWNALLNASVQKLPTDWMEPIFAKSLED; translated from the coding sequence ATGACATTTTGTCTAGGCGTTAAAGTAGCCAAGGGGATTGTGGCTATTGCCGATACTCGCATCACTTCGGGAAGTGAGGTATCAAGCAATAAAAAGGTTTTTGTACATCAATCACAGCACCATTCACTATTTATCATGACTGCTGGCTTACGTTCAGTACGTGATAAAGCTATTACTTATTTCAAAGAAGTTTTAGAAGAGCAAGATACGAAATTCGATAAACTCTATAAAGCTGTAAACGCTTTTGGAGAAATGGTGAAGCGGGTGGCAAATGAAGATAAAGCTTCTTTACGAGAAGCGGGGCTTTCGTTTAATTTATCAGCAGTTATCGGAGGACAACTCGAAAAAGATGAAGAACATAAATTATATATGCTTTATCCTGAGGGGAATTGGATTGAAGTAACTGAGGGTTCTCCATTTATTATTATCGGACAACCAAACTACGGTAAACCTATTTTATATAGAAATTTGAAATATGATACTCCTCTTCAAGATGTTTTGAAATTAGGTTTTTTAGCTTTTGATTCAACCCGTGTCAGTGCCAATGATGTTGATTTTCCGATTGATGTAATTTTATGCGAAAAAGATAGCTTTAAGATTACGGAGCAACGCTATGAAAAATCAGATTTAGAGCAAATATCGTATCAATGGAATGCCCTATTAAATGCTTCTGTACAAAAACTACCAACTGATTGGATGGAACCAATTTTCGCTAAATCGCTTGAAGATTAA
- a CDS encoding nucleoside permease: MSIKNRLIVMNFLQFFIWACWLITIGAYWFQNKGWSGAEFGAIFSTMGIASLFMPTLAGIVADKYINAEKLYAILHLLGALVLIYIPQVNNPDEFFWAILLCVIFYMPTLALSNSIAYTILKNNNTTDLVNDFPPIRVWGTVGFVVALWVISLTHNETSANQFYIAAASAIVLAIYSFTLPKCPPLAATTDNKTFAELLGLDAFKLFKDSKIAIFFIFAMFLGASLQLTNAYGDTFLHDFAGLDAYKDSIAVKYPAIIMSISQISETLFILAIPFFLKRFGIKQVMLISMIAWVLRFGLFAYGNPSDGLWMIILSCIVYGMAFDFFNISGSLFIETYTDPKIRASAQGLFMMMVNGFGAVFGSLISGYIIQQYFTLPDGTKTWNGIWLTFAIYSLVVAILFAILFKHKHEEGVEVKGH; this comes from the coding sequence ATGAGCATTAAAAATAGGCTGATTGTTATGAATTTTCTCCAATTTTTTATTTGGGCTTGCTGGCTCATTACAATTGGAGCTTATTGGTTTCAAAATAAAGGTTGGTCAGGAGCTGAGTTTGGTGCAATTTTTTCAACAATGGGAATTGCTTCGTTGTTCATGCCTACACTTGCGGGAATTGTTGCCGATAAATATATCAATGCTGAAAAGCTTTATGCAATTTTACATTTGCTAGGGGCTTTAGTCTTGATTTATATTCCACAAGTAAATAATCCTGATGAGTTCTTTTGGGCAATTTTACTTTGCGTGATTTTCTACATGCCCACATTGGCACTTTCGAATTCGATTGCGTATACAATTCTGAAGAACAATAACACTACTGACCTAGTAAATGATTTTCCTCCAATTCGCGTATGGGGTACGGTAGGTTTTGTGGTGGCACTTTGGGTGATTAGCCTTACCCATAATGAAACTTCGGCAAATCAATTTTACATAGCGGCAGCTTCGGCGATTGTGTTGGCAATTTATTCATTTACATTACCAAAGTGCCCTCCATTGGCTGCCACTACTGATAATAAAACCTTTGCTGAATTATTAGGTTTAGATGCATTCAAACTTTTCAAAGACTCAAAAATCGCTATTTTCTTCATTTTTGCGATGTTTTTGGGAGCTTCTTTGCAGTTGACAAATGCTTATGGCGATACTTTTCTACACGACTTTGCTGGATTAGATGCCTACAAAGATTCAATTGCGGTGAAGTACCCTGCAATTATTATGTCGATTTCTCAGATTTCTGAAACTTTATTTATCTTGGCTATTCCGTTTTTCTTGAAGCGTTTTGGAATCAAGCAAGTAATGCTTATCAGTATGATAGCTTGGGTATTGCGTTTTGGATTATTTGCTTATGGAAATCCTAGTGATGGACTTTGGATGATTATTCTTTCGTGCATTGTTTACGGAATGGCTTTTGACTTCTTTAATATTTCTGGTTCTTTGTTTATTGAAACATATACTGACCCTAAAATTAGAGCTTCGGCACAAGGTTTATTTATGATGATGGTAAACGGATTTGGTGCTGTTTTTGGAAGTTTGATTAGTGGATATATTATTCAGCAATACTTCACTTTGCCTGACGGCACTAAAACTTGGAATGGCATTTGGCTAACGTTTGCTATTTATTCATTGGTGGTAGCTATTCTTTTTGCCATTTTATTTAAGCACAAGCATGAAGAAGGTGTAGAAGTGAAAGGACATTAA
- a CDS encoding transglutaminase family protein, whose translation MILRVEHTLHYSYTAAVLLTPHLVYMSPRISINQQLLAYSLEILPTPSLYFHNLDAEGNTQSMAFFNQNTESLSFKLNFQINSEPYNPFQFIYFPFEAEKIPFKYSATELNLLQAYFKQEGVTTLIHQFSRQIASEAYWETTSFLMMLARYIQENFNYEIREQGEANPPEKTLISRKGSCRDYAVLMIATCRAIGLAARFVSGYCFGNELQAHELHAWVEVYLPGAGWRGFDPTEGKMVDGYYIALAASADAELINPVKGSFRGNALSKLNTYVNIYEEFT comes from the coding sequence ATGATTCTAAGGGTTGAACATACACTTCATTATAGCTATACAGCAGCGGTATTGCTTACTCCACACCTTGTTTATATGAGTCCGCGAATCTCAATAAATCAACAGTTATTAGCTTATTCGCTTGAAATTTTGCCAACACCGAGTCTTTATTTTCATAATCTTGATGCAGAAGGTAATACCCAATCAATGGCCTTTTTTAATCAAAATACCGAAAGTTTGAGCTTTAAATTAAATTTTCAGATTAACTCCGAACCATATAATCCATTTCAATTCATCTATTTTCCATTCGAAGCAGAAAAAATTCCATTTAAATATTCAGCGACAGAACTAAACTTGCTACAAGCATATTTTAAGCAAGAAGGTGTAACAACCCTAATTCATCAATTTTCTCGACAGATAGCTTCAGAAGCATATTGGGAAACTACTAGTTTTCTGATGATGCTTGCTAGATATATTCAAGAAAACTTTAATTATGAAATAAGAGAACAAGGAGAGGCCAACCCACCAGAAAAGACACTTATTTCTCGGAAAGGCTCTTGTAGAGATTACGCCGTTTTGATGATAGCTACTTGTAGAGCTATTGGGCTAGCTGCACGTTTTGTAAGTGGTTATTGCTTTGGCAATGAATTACAAGCACACGAACTTCATGCCTGGGTAGAAGTATATTTACCAGGGGCAGGATGGAGAGGATTCGACCCAACCGAGGGGAAAATGGTTGATGGATATTATATTGCATTGGCCGCTTCAGCAGATGCCGAGTTAATAAATCCAGTAAAAGGTAGTTTTAGAGGTAATGCACTTTCAAAACTTAATACCTACGTTAACATTTATGAGGAATTTACTTGA
- a CDS encoding M16 family metallopeptidase: MINYEHFTLANGLEVYVHEDHTTPMAAFNILYNVGSRDEDENKTGFAHLFEHLMFGGSKNIPSYDEPLQRVGGENNAFTSPDITNYYITLPAQNIETAFWLESDRMLSLSFDPKVLEVQRKVVIEEFKQRYLNQPYGDVWLKLRPLVYEKHPYRWATIGKEISHIEEATMEDVKHFFYKYYLPNNAVLVVAGDVTLQQVKALCQKWFEPIPAGEKYVRNLPQEAPQIAPKFLETSAKVPLNAIYKAYNMQGRFDEGFYDTDLISDILGRGKSSRLYTKLVKDKQLFNNISSYVTASLDPGLFMIHGNLNEGVSLEEADAAIEEIVAELRDEILPENELQKVKNQAESTLAFAEVELLNRAMNLAFAANAGNPEWCNDDAQKIAQVSPESLQTMAKKILQKENCSTMYYRAEN, translated from the coding sequence ATGATAAATTACGAGCATTTTACCTTAGCGAACGGATTAGAAGTATATGTTCACGAAGACCATACAACGCCAATGGCGGCATTTAATATTTTATATAATGTTGGGTCACGTGATGAGGACGAAAATAAAACAGGGTTTGCTCACTTATTTGAGCATTTAATGTTTGGTGGTTCGAAAAATATTCCATCTTACGACGAGCCTCTTCAGAGAGTTGGCGGTGAAAATAACGCCTTTACTTCTCCCGATATTACCAATTATTACATTACCCTTCCTGCCCAGAATATTGAAACTGCTTTTTGGCTTGAATCAGACCGTATGTTGAGTCTTTCGTTCGACCCAAAAGTATTAGAAGTTCAACGAAAAGTTGTGATAGAAGAGTTTAAGCAACGCTATCTCAATCAACCTTATGGTGATGTATGGCTGAAATTACGCCCACTAGTTTACGAAAAACACCCTTATCGTTGGGCTACGATTGGTAAAGAAATTAGCCACATCGAAGAGGCCACAATGGAAGACGTAAAACACTTCTTCTATAAATATTATCTACCCAATAATGCGGTTTTAGTAGTAGCAGGCGATGTAACTTTACAGCAAGTAAAAGCTCTTTGCCAAAAGTGGTTTGAGCCAATACCAGCAGGAGAAAAATATGTTCGTAATCTTCCACAAGAAGCCCCTCAAATTGCTCCAAAGTTTTTAGAAACTTCGGCAAAAGTACCACTAAATGCAATTTATAAAGCATATAATATGCAAGGACGCTTTGATGAAGGCTTCTACGATACTGACCTCATCAGCGATATTCTTGGACGTGGGAAATCATCAAGATTATACACCAAATTGGTGAAAGATAAACAGCTTTTCAATAATATTTCAAGCTATGTGACCGCTTCGCTCGACCCTGGCTTATTTATGATTCATGGTAATTTGAATGAAGGTGTAAGTTTAGAAGAAGCAGATGCCGCAATTGAAGAAATAGTAGCTGAGCTTAGAGATGAAATTCTACCAGAAAATGAATTGCAAAAAGTTAAGAACCAAGCGGAATCAACGTTGGCATTTGCAGAAGTAGAATTATTAAATCGTGCGATGAATCTTGCATTTGCCGCTAACGCTGGTAACCCTGAATGGTGCAATGATGATGCCCAGAAAATAGCCCAAGTTAGTCCAGAAAGTTTACAAACAATGGCTAAAAAGATTTTACAAAAAGAAAATTGCTCAACAATGTACTACCGAGCAGAAAACTAA